Proteins from one Triticum aestivum cultivar Chinese Spring chromosome 7A, IWGSC CS RefSeq v2.1, whole genome shotgun sequence genomic window:
- the LOC123150202 gene encoding homeobox-leucine zipper protein HOX28: MAPQSLDLGLSLGLGLVSQPTLPSFWYSGGNVAADQEVGPTPTAAAVEERRCSPGSPASSGSGSGLKRGAERSAGSGDEDQDDDGGNARKKLRLSKDQAAVLEECFKTHHTLTPKQKLALANSLGLRPRQVEVWFQNRRARTKLKQTEVDCEYMKRWCEQLAEQNRRLEKEVAELRALKAAPPAHNGASAGPLTTLTMCLSCKRVASTSSASACTVPSFSSNAGIGMPVPSPVAMPEHRQFFCGFRDTGATYGSSAGLAKVVKAAR, from the exons ATGGCGCCTCAGAGCCTGGATCTTGGCCTGAGCCTTGGCCTGGGGCTCGTTTCCCAGCCCACCCTGCCGAGCTTCTGGTACTCCGGCGGCAATGTGGCGGCGGACCAAGAAGTGGGCCCGACTCCGaccgcggcggcggtggaggagagGAGGTGCTCGCCCGGTAGCCCGGCTtcgagcggcagcggcagcgggctGAAGCGTGGTGCCGAGAGGTCCGCCGGCAGCGGCGACGAGGACCaggacgacgacggcggcaacgCGCGCAAGAAgctccggctgtccaaggaccagGCCGCCGTCCTCGAGGAGTGCTTCAAGACGCACCACACCCTGACTCCG AAGCAGAAGCTGGCGCTGGCCAACAGCCTGGGGCTGCGGCCGCGGCAGGTGGAGGTGTGGTTCCAGAACCGCCGCGCCCGGACAAAGCTCAAGCAGACGGAGGTGGACTGCGAGTACATGAAGCGCTGGTGCGAGCAGCTCGCCGAGCAGAACCGCCGCCTCGAGAAGGAGGTGGCCGAGCTCAGGGCGCTCAAGGCCGCACCGCCGGCGCATAACGGCGCCTCGGCGGGGCCGCTCACCACCCTCACCATGTGCCTCTCCTGCAAGCGCGTCGCGTCCACGTCCTCCGCCTCGGCCTGCACCGTGCCCAGCTTCTCCTCCAATGCCGGCATCGGCATGCCAGTGCCATCCCCGGTGGCCATGCCCGAACACCGGCAGTTCTTCTGCGGGTTCCGAGACACCGGAGCAACGTACGGCAGCTCTGCCGGGCTCGCGAAGGTGGTCAAGGCGGCCAGATAG